A window of Pseudomonas denitrificans (nom. rej.) genomic DNA:
CAGCAGGGCGCCGCCCCATTGCCGGTCGAGCCCGCCGAACCAGTTTTTCAGCATGTCGCCCTGCTGCTCGGCCTGGTAGCCCAGCACCCAGCGCTGCCAGCCGTAGTTGGCGTCGTCCCACGCCATGCGCAGCTGGTTGAGCAGCGCGAAATGGCGGTAGCGCAGGGGCGAAAACGGATCGGACTCCAGGAAGCTGCCTTCCTGGCTCAGCGCCGCCTCCAGCCCCTGCTCGATGCGTTCGGGCGCCACGGCGCCCGTCGGGTCGACCCGCGTCCAGCCCCGCCCCGCCTCCCAGTACTCGACCCAGGCATGGGCGTCGAACTGGCGGATCGCCAGGTAGTTGCCCGAGGTACTCGCCTCGCCGCCCTGGTAGCCGGTGACCACGCGGGCCGGAATACCGGCAGCGCGCAGGACGAAGGTCATGGCGCCGGCGTAGTGCTCGCAGAAGCCGGCGCGGGTGTCGAAGAGAAAGCCGTCGATGCGTTCCGGGCCGGCATCCGGCGGCCGGAGTGTGTAGCGGAACGGCTGCTCACGCAGATGCTGGAGCATCGCCTGCACCAGCGCTGCCGGCTGCGGGTAGCGTTCGCGCAGTTGCTGCGCCCAGGCGCGGGCCCGTGGGTTGCCGCCCTGTGGCAAGGCAAGGTTGATCCGTTGCGCGCGGGCGGCGTCATCCGGCTCCAACTGTGCGTCCGGCCAGGAGGTGGCACGGTACATCAGCCCCTGGCGCACCGGCAGACGTCGCTCCAGGTGGAAGTCGCTCATCATTCGCGCATCGCCCAGGCTGGTCTGCGCCACGTCGAGGGCGAACAGCCAGGGCCGGCCGTTGGGCTCCATGATTACCTGGTACTGCAACGGCTGGCCCCGCTGCTGCCATTGCGGCGGACGATCGCCACGCTGGAACGCGGTGCTCCAGCGCACACCGTCGAAGCGCTCCAGGGTCAGCGCCCGCCAGTACAGCTGCGAACGCGGCGGCGGCTGACCGTCAAAACTCACCCGGAAAGCCAACGCGGGTGACTGGCTCAACTCAACCATGTCCCCTGGCGCCATGCTGTCGCTCAGCCCGGTCATGGCCTTGTCGCCCGGCATCGGCAGCGACCACAGCGGCCCCATCCGCGGGAACAGCAGGAACATCAGCAGCATCAGCGGCAGCGCCTGCAACAGCAGGCCGCCGGCCAGACGCAGGGTCGGCATCGGGCGCGCGGCGAAGCTGCTCTGCTGCAGGCCGATGGCCGCCGCCAACAGGGCCAGCACCGGCAGCAGGCTGAATGCGGCAGCGATGATGTCGTCCTGGAACAGGTAGCTGGTGGTCACGGCGAAGAAGCCCAGCAGGATCAGCACCCAGGCGTCGCGGCGGGTCTTGAGCTCCACCAGCTTGACCACGAAGGCGGCGATCAGCAGCACCACGCCAGCATCCAGCCCGATCACCGAGCCACGGGAGAACCACACTCCTACCCCGGCCGCCGCCACCAGCGCCAGCTTGGCGACGCCGCTGGGGTAGTTGGTGCGCATGCGGAACACCTGGATGCGCCAGGCCGCACAGCCCAGCCAAAGCGCGACGATCCACAGTGGCAGGTGCTCCAGGTGCGGGATGATCACCACCGCCTGGGCTACCAGCAGCCAGGTGAGCGCGACCCGTGGAATCGGTTGGGTGGAAGCGGCGGCAGCGCTGCTCATCGCTTCGTCCCGTGCAGCGCCAGGGCGCGAAGGCAGGCATCGCGATGGGTATCGTCCAGGCCGACCGCCAGTTGCGCATCCGGCAAGCGCAGACCGAAGGGTTGCTGGCGCAGCGACAGCTGCAGAACCCAGAAACACAGGCGTGAAAGGCGTCCCTCGGTGTCGCCGCCCAGGCTGTTGAACTCCAGCCAGACGTTGCGCCCCGCCAGCGCAGAGAAGTCCTTCACCAGCAGGCCCTGGCCGCGCGAATAGGCCTTCCAGTGCAGACGCCGGCGCGAGTCGCCCGGCTGGTAGGGCCGCAGCCCCTGGAAATCATCGACGCCACGCCCCGTGGGACGCACACCCTCGTCGTCATTCTCAGCTGGCCCGCCTTCGAGCGGCAGGTCGCCGGGCTGCGGATGCGGGTAGACCAGCACCGACTGGTCCAGGTCGACCCAGCTCCAGGCCACCAGCAGCCCCAGCGGGAAACGGCTTTCCACGCGCAGGCGACCGGGACGCAGCCAGCCGCGTCGCTGCGCCGTCATCGTCAGCAGCACTTCTTCGGCATGCTCTGCCGTGACATCGGCAAACTGCATGCGCTCGGTTTCCCAGCCCAGGCCGATGGCCTGTCGGGCGCGCCCTTCGCCTTCCAGGCGCACGCGAAAAGCTGCCTGCTCGCCGACGAATACCGGCTGCGCGCCGAGCGCCGTCAGGCGCAGGCCGCCCAGGTTCCGATAGGTGTGCAGGATGGCGACGATGAACAGCGACAGCAGCAGGAAGGTCAGGCCGTAGGCCAGGCTGTTCTGGTAGTTGATGGCGGTGAGCAGCATCAGCAGCAGCGCGACGCCGAACGCCATCCCCTGCCGGGTCGGGATAATGAAGATACGCC
This region includes:
- a CDS encoding DUF58 domain-containing protein — translated: MLVRVRPLWQSWIARRIPPSPSLQLNQRRIFIIPTRQGMAFGVALLLMLLTAINYQNSLAYGLTFLLLSLFIVAILHTYRNLGGLRLTALGAQPVFVGEQAAFRVRLEGEGRARQAIGLGWETERMQFADVTAEHAEEVLLTMTAQRRGWLRPGRLRVESRFPLGLLVAWSWVDLDQSVLVYPHPQPGDLPLEGGPAENDDEGVRPTGRGVDDFQGLRPYQPGDSRRRLHWKAYSRGQGLLVKDFSALAGRNVWLEFNSLGGDTEGRLSRLCFWVLQLSLRQQPFGLRLPDAQLAVGLDDTHRDACLRALALHGTKR
- a CDS encoding transglutaminase TgpA family protein — translated: MSSAAAASTQPIPRVALTWLLVAQAVVIIPHLEHLPLWIVALWLGCAAWRIQVFRMRTNYPSGVAKLALVAAAGVGVWFSRGSVIGLDAGVVLLIAAFVVKLVELKTRRDAWVLILLGFFAVTTSYLFQDDIIAAAFSLLPVLALLAAAIGLQQSSFAARPMPTLRLAGGLLLQALPLMLLMFLLFPRMGPLWSLPMPGDKAMTGLSDSMAPGDMVELSQSPALAFRVSFDGQPPPRSQLYWRALTLERFDGVRWSTAFQRGDRPPQWQQRGQPLQYQVIMEPNGRPWLFALDVAQTSLGDARMMSDFHLERRLPVRQGLMYRATSWPDAQLEPDDAARAQRINLALPQGGNPRARAWAQQLRERYPQPAALVQAMLQHLREQPFRYTLRPPDAGPERIDGFLFDTRAGFCEHYAGAMTFVLRAAGIPARVVTGYQGGEASTSGNYLAIRQFDAHAWVEYWEAGRGWTRVDPTGAVAPERIEQGLEAALSQEGSFLESDPFSPLRYRHFALLNQLRMAWDDANYGWQRWVLGYQAEQQGDMLKNWFGGLDRQWGGALLVGGGALLLGLLALVLFKPWRRSADVQLRSFQRFERMLAPLGVRREPGEGGRDFCRRAIKVLPAHAQAIRSYLDAFEKQRYGGAAASPAELRGHLARLRRELPWRLRLSRGKGT